In Liquorilactobacillus nagelii DSM 13675, the following proteins share a genomic window:
- a CDS encoding TetR/AcrR family transcriptional regulator, which translates to MERQEAYVAALHLIEEKGPNFTMAELAERLKVSKRTIYQSFTSKADLLNQTIDYVFDDLLNDRSEKPVLTKNLHPSPLEILQLQLQKLPDVYDLDKLLRSSKAFSTNYPEQWGRVNRRLDQLGSRVFQMLLSNPRVRILTVTEKKVLLISLQQSIRKLVQGDFLEQCELNFHDAILALNKLLLEGILY; encoded by the coding sequence ATGGAAAGACAGGAAGCTTATGTAGCCGCGTTACATTTGATTGAAGAAAAAGGCCCTAATTTTACCATGGCTGAATTAGCTGAACGATTGAAAGTTAGCAAGCGGACGATCTATCAAAGTTTTACCAGCAAAGCGGATTTGTTAAATCAGACCATTGACTATGTTTTTGATGATTTGTTGAATGATAGGTCAGAGAAACCAGTTTTAACTAAAAATTTGCATCCTTCACCTTTAGAAATTTTACAACTTCAATTACAAAAGTTACCAGATGTTTATGATTTAGACAAGTTATTACGTAGTTCAAAGGCTTTCAGTACAAATTACCCCGAGCAGTGGGGACGAGTCAATCGTCGGCTTGATCAGTTGGGATCGCGCGTTTTTCAAATGTTGTTAAGTAATCCACGTGTGCGAATTTTGACGGTGACTGAAAAAAAGGTTTTATTAATTTCTTTACAACAATCAATTCGCAAACTAGTGCAAGGAGATTTTTTGGAGCAGTGTGAATTAAACTTCCATGATGCTATTCTAGCATTGAATAAGCTTTTGTTGGAAGGAATTTTGTATTAA
- a CDS encoding tyrosine-protein phosphatase, giving the protein MKLQKLSQLGITNLRDIGGYATTDGHLKTGIFFRSGELYDLTSSTTTALNKQLTVKKIFDFRRPAEINNRPDTPIPSAEYENINLLATPAQANPSLKNMVINPQMDSYMFTVYEELALSKSARNGYQLFLNEILALKKPLIFHCFAGKDRTGFAAALLLKLAGVNDDDIFDDYLATNQARQKANQKILAEFAEKLSAANLAALKVSLNVRAEYLQHAFAEISQHYGSFDNYLTAGLQLAPDYITKFRHQFIE; this is encoded by the coding sequence TTGAAATTGCAAAAACTATCACAATTAGGAATTACTAATTTGCGCGATATTGGCGGATACGCAACCACTGACGGTCATCTAAAAACTGGAATCTTTTTTAGAAGTGGCGAATTATATGACTTGACTTCCTCTACAACAACAGCCCTAAACAAACAATTAACTGTTAAAAAAATCTTTGATTTCAGACGACCAGCAGAAATTAACAACCGACCTGACACTCCTATTCCGAGTGCAGAATATGAAAATATTAATCTACTAGCTACCCCAGCTCAGGCCAATCCAAGTTTAAAAAATATGGTTATTAATCCACAAATGGATAGCTATATGTTTACTGTCTATGAAGAATTAGCTTTAAGTAAGTCTGCCCGAAATGGTTACCAGCTTTTTTTGAATGAGATTCTAGCTTTGAAAAAACCACTTATTTTTCATTGCTTTGCTGGTAAAGACCGAACTGGTTTTGCAGCCGCGTTACTATTGAAGCTCGCTGGTGTAAACGACGATGATATTTTCGATGACTACCTAGCAACTAATCAAGCACGCCAAAAAGCAAATCAAAAAATTTTAGCTGAGTTTGCTGAAAAACTTAGTGCTGCTAATCTGGCAGCCTTAAAAGTTTCTTTGAATGTCAGAGCCGAATACTTGCAACATGCTTTTGCTGAAATCAGCCAACATTATGGTAGCTTTGATAACTACTTAACAGCTGGTTTGCAGCTCGCACCTGACTATATAACCAAATTTCGGCACCAATTTATTGAATAA
- a CDS encoding nitroreductase family protein, whose product MSQPFLDLLKKRRTIYGLGRNVTVNKTELTALIKEAVRQSPTAFNNQSTRAIIVYGAASEKVWNIVADRLKTEVPNEEAYTKTKQKIATFKAGFGTVLLFTDQPTVKDHEEKFTLYADNFQDWSEQGLGGAQQNIWLALAANGLGASLQHYNPLIDDQIRQAFDVPTGWVLRAEMPFGSIEAPAGEKQFLADDQRFKVFDN is encoded by the coding sequence ATGAGTCAACCATTTTTAGATTTATTAAAAAAACGCCGAACTATTTATGGTCTAGGTCGAAATGTCACGGTAAACAAAACTGAATTAACAGCTTTGATTAAAGAAGCTGTTCGTCAATCACCAACGGCTTTTAATAACCAGTCAACTCGTGCGATTATTGTATATGGTGCAGCTTCTGAAAAAGTTTGGAACATTGTTGCTGATCGATTAAAGACGGAAGTACCAAATGAGGAAGCTTATACTAAAACTAAACAAAAAATTGCAACTTTTAAAGCGGGCTTCGGGACTGTTTTGTTATTCACAGATCAGCCAACAGTTAAGGATCATGAGGAAAAGTTCACTTTATATGCTGATAATTTCCAAGATTGGTCAGAGCAAGGGCTTGGTGGTGCACAGCAAAATATTTGGTTAGCTTTAGCTGCCAATGGTTTGGGTGCAAGTTTGCAGCACTATAATCCATTGATTGATGATCAAATTCGGCAAGCTTTTGATGTTCCAACTGGCTGGGTATTGCGTGCAGAGATGCCATTTGGTTCGATTGAAGCTCCTGCTGGAGAAAAGCAATTTTTAGCTGATGATCAACGTTTCAAAGTTTTTGATAATTAA
- a CDS encoding VIT1/CCC1 transporter family protein, producing the protein MESTQKRVIPFKGRKKTQATMEEKLNTLRAGVLGSNDGILTVVGVLFSVAVATTNQFTIFIAGLADLLACAFSMASGEYASVSTQKDTEKAAVATERQLLKTNYEQELVAVAAYYEEKGVTKATAIEIATDLMSKKPLETVINVKYGLKLDRYMNPWSAAFSSLFSAAAGGIFPLAAMTLSPVAFQWPATILAVCLSVSLTGYLSARLGDGLVKVAIYRNLIVGIVTMIIHYSVGILL; encoded by the coding sequence ATGGAATCTACACAAAAAAGAGTTATTCCATTTAAAGGGAGAAAAAAGACGCAAGCTACAATGGAGGAAAAGCTAAATACTTTACGAGCTGGAGTTTTGGGCTCAAATGATGGTATTTTGACAGTTGTTGGTGTTTTGTTCAGTGTGGCCGTTGCAACGACCAACCAATTTACGATTTTTATTGCAGGTCTAGCAGATTTATTAGCTTGTGCATTTTCAATGGCATCTGGAGAGTATGCTTCAGTTAGCACACAAAAAGATACGGAAAAAGCAGCTGTTGCAACTGAACGTCAATTATTAAAAACTAACTATGAACAAGAACTGGTGGCAGTAGCTGCTTATTATGAAGAAAAAGGAGTCACTAAAGCTACGGCTATCGAAATAGCAACGGATTTGATGAGCAAAAAGCCGCTAGAAACAGTAATTAATGTCAAATATGGATTAAAGTTGGATCGTTACATGAATCCATGGAGTGCGGCTTTTTCATCATTATTTTCAGCGGCAGCTGGTGGAATTTTTCCTTTAGCAGCGATGACTTTATCACCAGTAGCATTTCAGTGGCCAGCTACGATTTTAGCAGTTTGCTTATCAGTTTCATTAACTGGCTATTTAAGTGCGCGTTTAGGCGACGGACTGGTGAAAGTGGCAATTTATCGTAACTTAATTGTGGGTATTGTGACAATGATTATTCATTATAGCGTTGGGATCTTACTTTAA
- a CDS encoding VIT1/CCC1 transporter family protein codes for MQQKKSLAQKVNIMRAAVMGANDGILSVAGIVIGVAGANASSYGVFISGIAGMLAGTVSMAMGEYVSVNTQKDAQKRAVIEQKSALSLDYQGEFNYVKKRYLEQGIKEELAEKATREMMEHAPLVTTVREHYGFNPQEFTSPYAAAFASMISFPLGSILPLVGILVFSPATRIAATFLAVILALTITGYGAAVLGGADPKHGILRNVLSGMLTMVVTYAIGTLIGR; via the coding sequence ATGCAGCAAAAAAAATCTTTGGCCCAAAAGGTCAACATCATGCGTGCTGCGGTTATGGGCGCAAATGATGGCATCCTATCAGTTGCTGGAATCGTTATTGGCGTAGCAGGAGCAAATGCTAGCAGTTATGGTGTTTTTATTTCAGGAATTGCTGGAATGTTAGCTGGAACTGTTTCAATGGCGATGGGCGAGTATGTTTCTGTCAATACACAAAAAGATGCTCAAAAAAGAGCAGTTATTGAACAAAAGTCGGCCTTAAGCCTTGATTATCAAGGAGAATTTAATTATGTTAAAAAGCGTTATTTAGAACAAGGAATTAAAGAAGAATTAGCTGAAAAAGCCACTCGAGAAATGATGGAACACGCTCCATTAGTTACGACTGTTCGCGAACATTATGGGTTTAATCCGCAAGAATTTACTAGTCCGTATGCTGCAGCATTTGCTTCAATGATTTCGTTTCCTCTAGGTTCAATTTTACCCTTAGTGGGAATCTTAGTTTTTTCTCCAGCCACACGAATTGCAGCCACTTTTTTGGCAGTTATTTTGGCACTAACAATTACTGGGTACGGAGCAGCCGTTTTAGGCGGAGCAGATCCGAAACATGGTATTTTGCGTAACGTCTTATCTGGAATGTTGACTATGGTGGTTACGTATGCAATTGGGACATTGATTGGAAGGTGA
- a CDS encoding NADPH-dependent F420 reductase, with translation MKLGIIGAGKLGMVLGQLAQQAGYQVLIAGSGDPSRIELIVATLLPQAQSLTSTAVAQQADLVILALPLHRYRMLAAADFADKIVIDATNYWEPTDGPAADLLISGTSSSEMIQQQLKSSQVIKAFNHIGYHNLLDLAAPVGSSGRKSVALAGDQLAAKNQVATIINQMGFDPLDIGPLAAGKLLEPGSPAFGASVSRTKLQFLIQKYAVDSKTD, from the coding sequence ATGAAGCTCGGAATTATCGGGGCTGGGAAGTTGGGGATGGTTTTAGGTCAATTAGCCCAACAAGCGGGTTATCAAGTTTTAATTGCTGGTTCAGGTGATCCGAGTAGAATTGAATTGATCGTCGCAACACTTTTACCACAAGCCCAGTCCTTAACAAGTACTGCCGTTGCTCAACAGGCGGATTTAGTGATATTAGCTTTGCCATTGCACCGGTATCGAATGTTAGCTGCCGCTGATTTTGCTGACAAAATTGTTATTGATGCCACGAACTATTGGGAGCCGACCGATGGACCGGCAGCCGATTTATTGATATCCGGGACTTCTAGCAGCGAAATGATCCAGCAGCAGTTGAAAAGCAGTCAAGTAATTAAGGCTTTTAATCATATCGGGTATCATAATTTATTAGACTTGGCTGCGCCAGTTGGAAGCTCAGGCCGAAAATCAGTTGCCTTAGCTGGTGATCAGCTTGCTGCTAAAAATCAAGTTGCTACTATTATCAATCAAATGGGATTTGATCCGCTTGATATTGGACCCTTAGCAGCTGGAAAATTATTGGAACCGGGTAGTCCAGCCTTTGGTGCCAGTGTTTCTCGTACTAAACTACAGTTTTTAATTCAAAAATACGCTGTCGACAGCAAAACAGATTAG
- a CDS encoding LLM class flavin-dependent oxidoreductase, whose protein sequence is MTKQNFDPSKVVFGLDSFGDIPLSVSDQPLSQAAAIRQVVAEGILADELGLKVIALGEHHRADYAISSPDIVLAALAAKTKQITLASGVTVLSSDDPVRVYERFATLAALSNNRAEVVLGRGSFLESFPLYGYDLRDYDLLFEDKLSLFAELLKEERVTWSGKTRPSLEDMEVFPKTEKGLPVRIAVGGTPASVVRTAKYGFPLTLAIIGGRAERFLPYIELYRKAANQYQKPLQPLAVHSHSLIAATDEQARELAWKYLRASFVKLGNERGWAPMTQEQFNFEIKEGSFYVGSPETVAQRLARTIKKLGISRFELAYGAGGLPVPQRMKLIELYAHQVVPRVREILAEEE, encoded by the coding sequence ATGACAAAACAAAATTTTGACCCTTCTAAAGTTGTTTTTGGGCTTGATTCTTTCGGTGATATTCCATTATCAGTTTCTGATCAACCGCTCTCACAAGCTGCGGCAATTCGTCAAGTGGTTGCTGAGGGGATTTTGGCTGATGAGTTGGGCTTGAAGGTCATCGCCTTAGGAGAACATCATCGAGCAGATTATGCAATTTCCAGTCCAGATATCGTTTTGGCTGCATTAGCAGCTAAGACTAAGCAAATAACATTAGCTTCAGGAGTTACAGTTTTAAGTTCAGATGATCCAGTTCGTGTCTATGAACGATTTGCAACTTTAGCGGCATTATCAAATAATCGAGCTGAAGTTGTTTTGGGACGTGGTTCATTTCTTGAATCTTTTCCATTGTATGGCTACGACTTACGTGATTATGATTTATTATTTGAAGATAAGTTGAGTCTATTTGCTGAATTATTAAAAGAAGAACGAGTGACTTGGTCTGGTAAAACTCGCCCTTCCTTAGAAGACATGGAAGTTTTTCCAAAAACAGAAAAGGGTTTGCCAGTCCGAATAGCAGTTGGCGGAACACCTGCGTCAGTAGTTCGAACAGCTAAATATGGTTTTCCATTAACCTTGGCAATCATTGGTGGTCGAGCTGAACGCTTTTTGCCATATATTGAACTTTATCGTAAGGCAGCTAACCAATATCAAAAACCACTTCAACCACTAGCAGTTCATTCTCATAGCTTAATAGCAGCTACCGATGAGCAAGCACGCGAATTAGCTTGGAAATATTTACGGGCAAGTTTTGTCAAGCTAGGAAATGAACGTGGTTGGGCACCAATGACTCAAGAACAATTTAACTTTGAAATCAAAGAGGGGTCATTTTATGTTGGGTCACCGGAAACTGTTGCCCAACGGTTAGCAAGGACGATTAAAAAGTTAGGAATCAGCCGCTTTGAGTTAGCTTATGGCGCTGGTGGTCTACCTGTTCCTCAACGAATGAAGCTAATTGAATTATACGCTCACCAAGTTGTTCCACGAGTGCGTGAGATTCTAGCAGAGGAGGAATAA
- a CDS encoding NADPH-dependent FMN reductase, producing the protein MTKTVGLIVGSLRKNSFTRAVAEQMAAQLPDGFTVKPIDISKLDLYNQDLDDENRAPQSWTDFRNEMKNVDAVIFATPEYNRSVPGALKNALDVGSRPYGESIWDQKPAIILSVSPGAISGFGANHHLRQSLVFLNMPTIQQPELYIGNVTNILDDNLKITNEGTLKFLGGAMQTFAEFINKLA; encoded by the coding sequence ATGACAAAAACCGTTGGATTAATCGTTGGGAGTCTTAGAAAGAATTCATTTACTCGGGCAGTAGCTGAACAGATGGCCGCACAATTACCAGATGGCTTTACTGTTAAACCAATCGATATTAGCAAATTGGATCTTTATAATCAGGACTTGGATGATGAGAATCGTGCACCACAGAGCTGGACAGATTTTCGTAATGAAATGAAAAATGTCGATGCAGTTATTTTTGCAACCCCAGAATATAACCGTTCTGTTCCGGGAGCTTTGAAAAACGCTTTGGATGTTGGATCTCGTCCTTATGGTGAAAGTATCTGGGATCAAAAACCAGCAATTATCTTGAGTGTTTCGCCTGGTGCCATTAGTGGCTTTGGCGCTAACCATCACCTGCGTCAGTCATTAGTTTTCTTAAACATGCCAACAATTCAACAACCCGAGTTGTATATCGGTAATGTCACAAATATCTTAGATGACAATTTGAAGATTACAAACGAAGGCACTTTAAAATTCTTAGGTGGCGCAATGCAAACTTTCGCCGAATTTATTAATAAATTAGCATAA
- a CDS encoding Dps family protein, translating to MKKEYNFPVTLQHLNQLVADLSQLQVNIQQTHWYMRGPEFFHLHPLMDDYNDQLAEQLDTIAERIIALGGSPLSTTHEFIEHTKLPDEKITWGQYKLPELMERLLDQFKYLRDQYQQGIKITDEEKDFPTQDILNGYKSDLDKIIWMISAYLDRAPLEN from the coding sequence ATGAAAAAAGAATATAACTTTCCAGTTACTTTGCAACACCTTAATCAGCTGGTAGCTGATTTAAGCCAGCTTCAGGTCAACATTCAACAAACTCATTGGTACATGCGCGGACCTGAATTCTTCCACCTCCATCCTCTAATGGATGATTATAATGATCAATTAGCAGAACAATTAGATACTATTGCTGAACGTATTATTGCCCTAGGTGGTTCGCCGTTATCAACTACCCATGAATTTATTGAACATACAAAATTACCTGATGAAAAAATCACTTGGGGGCAATATAAGCTGCCCGAGTTGATGGAACGCTTATTGGATCAATTCAAATATTTACGCGATCAGTATCAACAAGGGATTAAAATTACCGATGAAGAAAAAGATTTCCCGACGCAAGATATTTTGAATGGCTACAAGAGTGACTTAGATAAAATTATTTGGATGATTAGCGCTTATCTCGATCGTGCACCATTAGAAAATTAA
- a CDS encoding (Fe-S)-binding protein, with product MKVAIFSTCIVDLMFPNVGQAMVEVLERFGCETSFPNKQICCGQPTYNSGYHKETQKVFHNEVDALMSADADYIVGPAGSCVAMLREYKNLLKDDPKYADKAAAMADKTYEFSQFLYRVLGVRNAGAQLDAVATYHRSCHMTRLLREREAPYELLANVKNLQMVPLPRAENCCGFGGTFSVKEPQISRQMVDEKVNDILSTQASVLISADPSCLMNIAGRFSRRNEKIKIMHIAEVLNHNVDPARIRLADQPANV from the coding sequence ATGAAAGTTGCAATTTTTTCAACCTGTATTGTGGACTTAATGTTCCCTAATGTGGGGCAAGCGATGGTTGAAGTGCTTGAGAGATTTGGTTGTGAAACCAGCTTCCCTAACAAACAAATCTGTTGCGGCCAGCCTACATATAATAGCGGCTACCACAAAGAAACCCAGAAAGTTTTCCATAATGAGGTTGATGCTTTAATGAGTGCTGATGCTGACTATATTGTAGGACCAGCAGGATCTTGTGTGGCTATGTTGCGCGAGTATAAAAACTTGCTCAAAGATGATCCAAAATATGCTGATAAAGCGGCAGCAATGGCTGACAAAACATATGAATTTTCGCAATTTCTCTATCGCGTATTAGGTGTTCGCAATGCTGGTGCTCAATTAGATGCTGTAGCAACTTATCACCGTTCCTGCCACATGACCCGCCTGTTACGAGAACGAGAAGCCCCTTATGAACTACTAGCTAATGTCAAAAATCTGCAAATGGTTCCTTTACCGCGAGCGGAAAACTGTTGCGGTTTTGGTGGCACTTTCTCGGTTAAAGAACCCCAAATTTCTCGACAAATGGTCGATGAAAAAGTTAACGATATCCTCAGTACCCAGGCCTCAGTTTTAATTAGCGCTGACCCTTCCTGCTTGATGAATATTGCCGGTCGTTTCAGCCGTCGAAATGAAAAAATCAAAATTATGCATATTGCTGAAGTATTAAATCATAACGTTGACCCAGCTCGAATTCGCTTAGCTGATCAACCGGCAAATGTCTAA
- a CDS encoding LutB/LldF family L-lactate oxidation iron-sulfur protein, translating to MATLSTSNEPFLTRIKESEDDKFMQKSVAKAQDAQWEKRPASRKELGHWEDWRNLGEQIRQHVIKYLPDYLEEFSDNVEKRGGHVFFAQTDKEAVDYIKKIAQQKKAHKIVKSKSMVTTEINLDKELLKLPDTSVLETDLAEFILEEDNWDEPTHIVFPTLHKNRDQIQKIFQKLGYKGSNEPGEMAKFARHYLRQSFLEADLGITGCNFAIADQGMINLVTNEGNADLTMAIPDTQVVVMGMERIVPSLKEAEVMDNMLSRSAVGQKLTSYCTFAGPQTADESDGPKDFYVVILDNGRSKALGTDFEPALQCIRCGSCLNVCPVYRHIGGHGYGSIYPGPIGAVLSPILGGYEKFKDLPFACSLNAACTDTCPVKIPLHKLLIKHREVMMDKMKLDHSFNNVLLKGAGVATAAPIVFNIALKGAYLGSAPLAKKSQTSVDNFFNFGHIEWAPSLAKGWTDVRSLPRPAKSSENFRSWYKKHQAAKEAQVKEEHNNG from the coding sequence ATGGCAACACTTTCAACCAGTAATGAACCATTCTTAACTAGAATTAAAGAATCAGAAGATGACAAGTTCATGCAAAAGTCAGTCGCTAAAGCGCAAGATGCGCAATGGGAAAAGCGGCCAGCTTCACGCAAAGAACTTGGGCATTGGGAAGATTGGCGCAATTTAGGTGAACAAATTCGCCAACACGTCATTAAGTACTTGCCAGACTATCTGGAAGAATTCAGCGACAATGTCGAAAAACGCGGCGGCCATGTTTTTTTTGCTCAAACAGACAAAGAAGCTGTTGACTACATTAAAAAAATTGCCCAGCAAAAAAAAGCTCACAAAATTGTTAAATCCAAATCGATGGTTACAACTGAAATTAATTTGGATAAAGAATTACTAAAGTTACCAGATACTTCAGTCTTAGAAACTGACTTAGCAGAATTTATCCTTGAAGAGGATAATTGGGATGAACCGACACATATTGTTTTTCCAACCTTGCATAAAAATCGTGATCAAATTCAAAAAATTTTTCAAAAACTTGGTTATAAGGGAAGCAATGAACCGGGGGAAATGGCCAAATTTGCTCGTCATTACTTACGACAATCCTTCTTAGAGGCAGACTTAGGCATTACCGGCTGCAACTTTGCAATTGCCGATCAGGGCATGATTAATTTAGTTACTAATGAGGGAAATGCTGACTTAACCATGGCCATCCCTGACACTCAAGTTGTCGTAATGGGAATGGAACGAATTGTCCCTAGTCTAAAAGAAGCCGAAGTTATGGATAACATGCTTTCGCGTAGTGCAGTAGGTCAAAAACTCACTAGTTATTGTACTTTTGCCGGCCCACAAACAGCCGATGAAAGTGATGGTCCCAAAGATTTCTACGTTGTCATCTTAGATAATGGGCGTTCTAAAGCCTTGGGAACCGACTTTGAGCCAGCTCTTCAATGTATTCGTTGTGGTTCTTGTCTAAATGTCTGCCCTGTTTATCGACATATTGGCGGCCATGGCTATGGTTCAATTTATCCCGGGCCAATCGGAGCTGTTTTATCACCAATTTTAGGTGGCTACGAAAAATTCAAAGATTTGCCGTTTGCTTGCAGTTTAAACGCTGCTTGTACTGACACCTGCCCGGTAAAAATTCCGTTGCATAAACTACTAATCAAGCACCGAGAAGTTATGATGGATAAAATGAAACTTGACCATAGTTTTAATAATGTTTTGCTCAAAGGGGCCGGTGTTGCAACGGCTGCTCCAATCGTCTTTAACATCGCCTTAAAAGGTGCTTATCTCGGTTCAGCACCTTTAGCCAAAAAGAGCCAAACATCCGTTGATAACTTCTTCAATTTTGGTCATATTGAATGGGCTCCAAGCTTAGCAAAAGGGTGGACGGATGTTCGTTCTTTACCACGACCAGCTAAAAGTTCTGAAAATTTCCGCAGCTGGTATAAAAAGCATCAAGCTGCTAAAGAAGCTCAGGTAAAGGAGGAACATAACAATGGATAA
- a CDS encoding LutC/YkgG family protein, which yields MDKANREAFLNNIATHANRPRHQLVNHPFKPLNNLPESTLSGKTQDQLLEIARQSSEEVHVDFRTTTKAELTNMINSYLQHKNIQHLILPTTNLWQQFGLTDWQQQRTTEHTNYWEPGADRQINIQRAQNADGAIGFADFLLAESGTIAVATVPGQGRAFHFLPTHYLSIIPKSRIVPRSRQAMVYYEEKIKNGELSTSNINLITGPSNSGDIEMVLVVGVHGPLDMTYVVVEDL from the coding sequence ATGGATAAGGCCAATCGCGAAGCTTTCTTAAATAACATTGCTACTCATGCTAATCGGCCACGTCACCAACTGGTTAATCATCCATTCAAGCCTTTAAATAATCTGCCCGAGTCAACACTCTCCGGCAAGACACAAGATCAACTGTTAGAAATTGCTCGTCAAAGTAGCGAAGAAGTTCACGTTGATTTTCGGACAACTACTAAAGCAGAATTGACCAATATGATTAATAGTTATTTGCAGCATAAAAACATCCAACATTTGATTCTGCCAACTACCAATCTTTGGCAGCAATTCGGATTAACCGACTGGCAGCAACAACGAACTACAGAACATACTAATTATTGGGAGCCCGGTGCTGACCGCCAGATCAATATCCAACGGGCCCAAAATGCTGATGGCGCAATTGGTTTTGCCGATTTTCTTTTAGCTGAATCAGGAACGATTGCTGTTGCCACCGTTCCTGGTCAGGGACGGGCGTTTCACTTTTTGCCAACACATTATCTCAGCATTATTCCTAAGAGTCGAATTGTTCCACGTAGTCGTCAAGCGATGGTTTATTATGAAGAAAAAATAAAAAATGGTGAACTATCAACATCCAATATCAATTTAATTACGGGTCCATCTAACTCTGGTGATATTGAAATGGTGCTAGTTGTTGGTGTTCATGGGCCATTAGATATGACCTACGTTGTTGTTGAAGATTTGTAA